A window from Dehalococcoidia bacterium encodes these proteins:
- a CDS encoding aminotransferase class I/II-fold pyridoxal phosphate-dependent enzyme produces the protein MKKVPRNAISQRVQKIPPSGIRKYFDLLSGMDGAISLGVGEPDFVTPWHISEAGIYAIEKGYTMYTSNYGRIELRKALAEHYQHRYGIAYNPNNQILVTTGSSEALDLAMRAILDPGDEVIVPDPGYVAYTPCTILTGGVVVPVPTSIENDFKVKAEEIEKRITPRTKALLLGFPNNPTGAVMDRSELERIADIARRHDLLVISDEIYDRLVYGVEHTCFASLPDMQERAILINGFSKAYAMTGWRVGYAMAREDIIEAMMKIHQYAMMCTSIMGQMAALEAIKNGEEDIQQMLAEYDRRRKVIVKGLNEIGLPCFEPKGAFYAFPSIKSTGLSSDAFAENLLKEEKVVVIQGSAFGTCGEGHVRCCYAVSLPEIEEALERIRRFVRRRIS, from the coding sequence ATGAAGAAAGTGCCAAGGAACGCGATCTCTCAGCGGGTGCAGAAGATCCCACCCTCCGGGATCAGAAAATACTTCGACTTGCTCTCCGGGATGGACGGGGCCATCTCGCTGGGTGTGGGGGAGCCCGATTTCGTCACGCCCTGGCATATCTCTGAGGCGGGTATCTATGCCATCGAGAAGGGGTATACCATGTATACCTCCAACTACGGCCGCATCGAACTTAGAAAGGCGCTGGCTGAGCATTATCAGCATCGATATGGAATCGCCTACAATCCGAACAACCAGATTCTGGTCACCACCGGATCGAGCGAGGCGCTGGATCTGGCCATGCGCGCCATTCTCGATCCTGGCGACGAGGTCATCGTCCCGGACCCGGGTTACGTGGCCTATACACCCTGTACGATTCTGACCGGTGGAGTGGTGGTGCCGGTACCGACTTCGATTGAAAATGACTTCAAGGTCAAGGCGGAAGAGATCGAAAAGCGCATCACCCCTCGAACCAAGGCTCTTTTGCTGGGCTTCCCCAATAATCCTACCGGCGCGGTGATGGATCGAAGCGAACTGGAACGCATCGCCGATATCGCCCGGCGGCATGATCTTCTGGTGATCTCCGATGAGATTTACGATCGGCTGGTCTACGGCGTGGAGCACACCTGCTTTGCCAGTCTGCCGGATATGCAGGAGCGTGCTATCCTGATCAACGGATTTTCCAAGGCCTATGCCATGACCGGATGGCGGGTCGGCTATGCCATGGCGCGGGAGGACATCATTGAGGCGATGATGAAGATTCATCAGTATGCCATGATGTGTACTTCCATCATGGGGCAGATGGCGGCCCTTGAGGCCATCAAGAACGGCGAGGAAGATATCCAGCAGATGCTGGCCGAATATGATCGCAGGCGCAAGGTGATCGTCAAGGGCCTCAATGAGATCGGCCTTCCGTGTTTTGAGCCTAAAGGCGCCTTCTACGCCTTCCCTTCGATCAAGTCCACCGGCCTGTCATCGGACGCGTTTGCCGAAAATCTCCTCAAAGAGGAGAAGGTGGTGGTCATTCAGGGATCGGCGTTCGGCACCTGCGGTGAGGGACATGTGCGCTGCTGCTATGCCGTCTCTCTGCCAGAGATCGAGGAAGCGCTGGAGCGCATTCGGCGATTCGTGCGCAGGCGTATATCGTAA